A single Phragmites australis chromosome 4, lpPhrAust1.1, whole genome shotgun sequence DNA region contains:
- the LOC133914198 gene encoding uncharacterized protein LOC133914198 — MPRKAKPTVKPASTPATGATQYWLLKTEPGEWSWSDQARAPGGAAPWDGVRNRQAMNSLRAMRTGDRCLFYHSGAGAASRRVVGVVEVASPWYEAEGEGEGKEAGGAVDVRAVGEFLRPVALGEIKKAAGEVEGMKGFALLRQPRLSVMPVPAKVWDWICEMGGGFVQDGEVEEEG, encoded by the coding sequence ATGCCGAGAAAAGCGAAACCCACGGTCAAGCCCGCCTCCACCCCCGCGACCGGCGCCACGCAGTACTGGCTTCTCAAGACGGAGCCGGGGGAATGGTCTTGGTCTGACCAGGCGCGCGCCCCCGGCGGCGCTGCGCCGTGGGACGGCGTCCGCAACCGCCAGGCCATGAACAGCCTCCGCGCCATGCGTACCGGCGATCGATGCCTGTTCTACCACTCTGGTGCCGGCGCCGCCTCCCGCCGCGTCGTCGGCGTCGTGGAGGTCGCCAGTCCCTGGTACGAGGccgagggcgagggcgaggggAAGGAGGCCGGCGGCGCCGTGGACGTGCGGGCGGTCGGGGAGTTCCTGCGGCCCGTCGCGCTGGGGGAGATCAAGAAGGCGGCGGGCGAGGTGGAGGGGATGAAGGGCTTCGCGCTGCTTCGGCAGCCGCGGCTGTCGGTGATGCCCGTGCCGGCGAAGGTCTGGGACTGGATTTGCGAGATGGGAGGGGGGTTTGTACAAGACGGCGAGGTTGAGGAAGAAGGTTGA